In the genome of Terribacillus sp. FSL K6-0262, one region contains:
- the argF gene encoding ornithine carbamoyltransferase, with product MRQLTQEQSLAGKSLLSLQDLTKEEILYVLDLASELKGQQQKGELIQPLNGKTLGMIFEKSSTRTRVSFETGIYQLGGMGLYLNAKDLQLGRGEPVADTAKVLSGYLDAIMIRANSHKMVEELAAHAEIPVINGLTDLFHPCQALADMQTILEYKGTLEGVKLAYIGDANNVANSLMIAAAKTGMQIRIASPAGYQPLPEIVKKAKAISNDPGFLLITESPEVACAGADVIYTDVWTSMGQEQETQARLAAFQGYQVNEALMDSAAADAIFLHCLPAHRGEEVTAAVIDGPQSAVFQEAENRLHAQKALMLAVMGK from the coding sequence ATGAGACAATTGACACAAGAGCAATCCCTGGCAGGAAAAAGCCTCTTATCCCTGCAGGATTTGACGAAGGAAGAGATTCTTTATGTGCTGGACTTGGCGTCTGAGCTGAAAGGTCAGCAACAAAAAGGCGAGCTGATCCAGCCGCTGAATGGGAAAACCCTGGGGATGATTTTTGAGAAATCTTCCACACGGACACGAGTTTCATTCGAAACCGGCATCTACCAGCTTGGCGGTATGGGGCTGTACCTGAATGCGAAAGACCTGCAGCTCGGCCGCGGCGAGCCGGTTGCAGATACTGCCAAGGTGCTGTCCGGCTACCTGGATGCAATCATGATTCGTGCCAATTCACATAAGATGGTCGAGGAGCTGGCAGCCCATGCCGAGATTCCGGTGATCAACGGTTTGACAGATTTGTTCCATCCCTGTCAAGCATTGGCTGATATGCAGACGATTTTGGAATATAAAGGAACATTGGAAGGCGTGAAGCTTGCCTATATCGGAGATGCCAACAATGTAGCCAACAGCTTGATGATTGCTGCTGCAAAAACAGGTATGCAAATCCGGATTGCATCCCCTGCCGGTTATCAGCCGCTGCCAGAAATTGTGAAGAAGGCAAAAGCGATCAGCAATGATCCGGGATTCCTGCTTATTACGGAGAGTCCGGAAGTCGCCTGCGCCGGAGCGGATGTCATTTATACAGATGTCTGGACCAGCATGGGACAGGAACAGGAGACACAAGCGAGGCTTGCGGCTTTCCAAGGCTATCAGGTGAATGAAGCACTCATGGATTCAGCAGCTGCCGATGCCATCTTCTTGCACTGCTTGCCTGCACATCGGGGAGAAGAAGTCACTGCTGCTGTCATTGACGGTCCGCAATCGGCCGTCTTCCAGGAAGCCGAAAACCGATTACATGCCCAAAAAGCACTTATGCTTGCTGTCATGGGAAAATAA
- a CDS encoding argininosuccinate synthase, producing the protein MAKDKIVLAYSGGLDTSVAIKWLQDKYNYDVIAVGLDVGEGKDLDFVQEKALQVGAIKSYTVDAKAAYAEEYVLPALKANLLYEGKYPLVSALSRPLIAKVLVDIAKEEGAVAVAHGCTGKGNDQVRFDVSFTALNPDLKIVAPVREWAMSRDEEIEYAQQHGIPVPVGKESPYSVDQNLWGRSNECGILEDPWEQPPSDAFGLTVDPEEAPEEAQIVTITFEKGKPVAIDGEAYPLDALILKLNEIAGKHGVGRIDHVENRLVGIKSREIYECPAAVTLIAAHQELEALTMTREISQFKPIIEQKLAQTIYDGLWYSPLTKALQAFIEETQQTVSGNVKVKLYKGHALVVGRESAESLYSFDLATYKPEDKFDHDAALGFIQLWGLPTKVQAEVARQQTVQTEVPSLLKINKKEAVKQ; encoded by the coding sequence ATGGCAAAGGATAAAATCGTACTCGCATACTCTGGTGGTTTGGATACTTCTGTGGCAATCAAGTGGCTGCAGGATAAATATAATTATGATGTCATCGCAGTTGGTTTGGATGTTGGGGAAGGAAAGGACTTGGATTTCGTTCAGGAGAAAGCATTGCAGGTAGGTGCAATCAAATCCTATACAGTGGATGCAAAAGCTGCGTATGCAGAGGAATATGTGCTTCCGGCTTTGAAAGCAAACTTGCTTTATGAAGGCAAATATCCGCTCGTTTCTGCACTTAGCCGTCCATTGATTGCCAAGGTGCTGGTCGATATTGCGAAAGAAGAAGGAGCCGTGGCAGTAGCGCATGGCTGTACTGGAAAAGGTAATGATCAGGTTCGTTTTGACGTGAGTTTCACAGCTTTGAATCCGGATTTGAAAATTGTAGCGCCTGTCCGTGAATGGGCAATGAGCCGTGATGAAGAAATCGAATATGCACAGCAGCATGGCATTCCGGTCCCGGTAGGGAAGGAGAGCCCATACAGTGTCGATCAGAATCTATGGGGACGTTCCAATGAGTGCGGTATTTTGGAAGATCCATGGGAGCAGCCGCCAAGTGATGCTTTTGGTTTGACTGTTGATCCCGAAGAGGCACCTGAGGAAGCACAGATCGTGACTATCACTTTCGAAAAAGGAAAACCGGTCGCAATCGATGGCGAAGCTTATCCACTGGACGCGCTCATCCTGAAATTGAATGAAATCGCAGGCAAGCATGGTGTCGGACGTATCGATCATGTCGAAAATAGATTGGTAGGGATCAAATCGCGTGAAATCTATGAATGCCCGGCTGCAGTGACACTGATTGCTGCGCATCAGGAATTGGAAGCTTTGACGATGACACGTGAAATTTCCCAGTTCAAACCGATCATCGAGCAAAAACTGGCACAGACAATTTATGATGGTCTATGGTATTCCCCGCTTACAAAAGCGCTGCAGGCATTCATTGAAGAGACACAGCAGACGGTTTCCGGCAATGTGAAAGTGAAGCTGTATAAAGGACATGCACTCGTCGTCGGCAGAGAATCAGCTGAATCGCTATACAGCTTTGATTTGGCAACGTATAAGCCAGAGGATAAATTCGATCATGATGCAGCGCTTGGCTTCATCCAGCTTTGGGGTCTGCCAACGAAGGTGCAGGCTGAAGTTGCCCGTCAGCAGACAGTGCAAACGGAAGTGCCGTCACTTTTGAAAATAAATAAAAAAGAAGCTGTAAAACAATGA
- the queE gene encoding 7-carboxy-7-deazaguanine synthase QueE, translating to MASKFPVLEVFGPTVQGEGMVVGQKTMFVRTAGCDYSCSWCDSAFTWDGSAKEDIRQLTAEEIWDRLVEVGGDRFGHVTISGGNPALLKNLGEFTQFLKQKGIRIALETQGSRYQPWFLEIDDLTISPKPPSSMMKTDFHRLDEIIDNLKNAGRLANVSLKVVIFDEEDLQYATNVHKRYPDVSFYVQVGNHDTATLDDAQLRDALLAKYEWLIDQVSLSSELNHVRVLPQLHTLVWGNKRGV from the coding sequence ATGGCAAGTAAATTTCCGGTTTTAGAAGTATTCGGTCCCACCGTGCAGGGAGAAGGGATGGTTGTCGGACAGAAGACGATGTTTGTCCGTACCGCCGGCTGCGACTACAGCTGCAGCTGGTGTGATTCAGCCTTTACATGGGATGGATCGGCCAAGGAAGACATCCGGCAGCTGACTGCCGAAGAGATATGGGATCGCTTGGTGGAAGTGGGCGGAGATCGATTTGGTCACGTTACCATTTCTGGCGGGAACCCGGCACTGCTTAAGAATCTGGGGGAATTCACCCAGTTCCTTAAGCAGAAAGGTATCCGGATTGCACTTGAAACGCAAGGCAGCCGCTACCAGCCGTGGTTCCTGGAAATCGATGATTTGACGATTTCCCCGAAGCCACCGAGCTCCATGATGAAAACCGATTTTCATCGGCTGGATGAAATCATCGATAACCTAAAGAATGCAGGACGCCTTGCCAATGTCAGCCTGAAGGTTGTCATCTTTGATGAAGAAGACTTGCAGTATGCGACGAATGTCCATAAACGCTACCCGGATGTAAGTTTCTACGTACAAGTCGGCAATCATGATACAGCTACGTTGGATGATGCGCAATTGAGGGATGCGCTGCTTGCCAAGTATGAGTGGCTGATCGATCAGGTATCTCTTTCCAGCGAATTGAATCATGTGCGTGTCCTGCCGCAGCTTCATACGCTTGTATGGGGAAATAAACGCGGTGTATAA
- a CDS encoding carbamoyl phosphate synthase small subunit, producing MEETKGYLMLSTGDVLEGIWLGKITESEGEMVFNTAMTGYQEVMTDPSYAGQIVTMTYPLIGNYGFNAQDKESHTPAIHGLVISTPCETPAHYQATQTLQDIAQAYDFPILAQVDTRKLTKIIRQHGDVYGKMTKTPGSIPKKAKVSEKIVEKVSVKKAQFHQADGPSAAHVALIDYGYKHSIRDMLLENDCDVTIFPFDVTLEELQEAKVDGVLLSNGPGDPKSLEYLAGEVKRIAEFYPTLGICLGHQLLALAFGGNTMRLPYGHRGSNHPVQHLPSGKVSITSQNHGYVVDGASISQELWNILYSNVNDGSIEGLQHCSKPIMSVQFHPEAHPGPSDTYDVFEQFLKSVRNRGVTAYA from the coding sequence ATGGAAGAGACAAAGGGTTATTTGATGCTCAGCACAGGAGATGTCTTGGAAGGCATCTGGCTCGGGAAGATCACGGAATCAGAGGGGGAAATGGTGTTCAATACAGCGATGACTGGCTACCAGGAAGTGATGACGGATCCTTCCTATGCTGGTCAGATTGTCACGATGACGTATCCGCTGATCGGAAATTATGGCTTCAATGCGCAGGATAAGGAAAGCCACACACCCGCGATCCATGGACTTGTCATTTCGACACCTTGTGAAACACCAGCTCACTATCAGGCAACCCAGACACTGCAGGATATTGCCCAAGCATATGATTTTCCGATATTGGCACAGGTGGATACACGGAAACTGACGAAAATAATCCGTCAGCATGGTGACGTTTATGGAAAAATGACTAAGACGCCGGGATCCATCCCGAAAAAAGCAAAAGTGTCCGAGAAAATTGTGGAGAAGGTCTCCGTTAAAAAAGCACAGTTCCACCAGGCAGATGGCCCATCAGCGGCCCACGTAGCACTCATAGATTATGGCTATAAGCATTCGATCCGGGATATGCTGCTGGAAAATGACTGTGACGTAACCATCTTTCCTTTCGATGTGACGCTGGAAGAACTGCAGGAAGCAAAAGTGGATGGTGTATTGCTGTCCAACGGTCCTGGAGATCCGAAATCCCTGGAGTATTTAGCGGGAGAAGTAAAACGGATTGCGGAATTTTACCCGACTTTGGGAATCTGTCTCGGTCATCAGCTGCTGGCCCTTGCGTTCGGGGGGAATACGATGCGGCTTCCTTATGGACACCGGGGGAGCAATCATCCGGTTCAGCACTTGCCTAGCGGGAAGGTATCGATTACTTCCCAGAATCATGGATATGTCGTCGATGGAGCTTCTATTTCCCAGGAGCTTTGGAATATCCTATATAGCAATGTGAATGATGGTTCGATCGAAGGGCTGCAGCACTGCTCCAAACCGATCATGAGTGTCCAATTCCATCCGGAAGCGCATCCCGGTCCGAGCGATACGTATGATGTGTTCGAACAATTCTTGAAATCGGTACGGAACAGAGGAGTGACAGCATATGCCTAA
- the argH gene encoding argininosuccinate lyase, translating into MKLWGGRFTKPTNELVDAYTSSIGFDQKLAEYDIQGSLAHVAMLGKCGIIERDEAETIAEGLKQVLHKIQAGEATLTQADEDIHMNVERLLIDHIGPVGGKLHTGRSRNDQVALDMRLYLREAIVDIIGLLGAVQTALTEQAKQHLDTILPGYTHLQRAQPVLFGHHLMAYAYMLQRDVERLQDSWKRVNKMPLGAGALAGTTFPIDRHFVAEQLHFDGITENSLDSVSDRDFVVEFLSAASLISVHLSRLSEELVQWSSAEFDFIELDDAFSTGSSMMPQKKNPDVAELVRGKSGRVFGHLMGMLTTLKGLPLAYNKDMQEDKEGMFDTVETLKGALGLFAPMIETMYVKQDNMYQAVRNDFSNATDLADYLVAKGMAFRESHAVVGQAVLYSIEQGKYLLDLGLEEFQQFSGLIKEDIYEALAPETVVAARNIPGGTAKARVREQVDNIEALLETNRKWTEEQAAKLEG; encoded by the coding sequence ATGAAGCTCTGGGGAGGAAGATTCACGAAGCCGACCAATGAATTAGTAGACGCCTACACTTCCTCCATCGGATTTGATCAGAAACTGGCTGAATACGATATCCAAGGCAGCCTCGCGCATGTGGCGATGCTTGGTAAATGCGGCATCATCGAACGGGATGAAGCGGAAACGATTGCTGAGGGATTGAAGCAGGTGCTGCACAAAATCCAGGCAGGGGAAGCAACACTCACGCAAGCAGACGAGGATATCCATATGAATGTAGAGCGGCTGCTGATCGACCATATCGGCCCGGTAGGCGGCAAGCTGCATACCGGAAGAAGCCGTAATGATCAAGTGGCACTGGATATGCGTTTGTATTTGCGTGAGGCAATCGTGGACATTATCGGATTGCTGGGAGCCGTACAGACCGCATTGACGGAACAGGCGAAGCAGCATCTGGATACGATCCTTCCTGGCTATACCCACCTGCAGCGGGCTCAGCCCGTATTGTTCGGCCATCATCTCATGGCATATGCTTATATGCTGCAGCGGGATGTCGAGCGTCTGCAGGATAGCTGGAAGCGAGTGAATAAAATGCCGCTCGGAGCAGGTGCCTTGGCCGGCACGACATTCCCGATTGATCGTCATTTTGTGGCGGAGCAGCTGCATTTCGACGGGATTACCGAAAACAGTCTGGACAGCGTCAGTGATCGTGATTTCGTCGTGGAATTCTTGTCGGCAGCCAGCCTGATCAGTGTGCACTTGTCCCGTCTATCAGAGGAATTGGTGCAATGGTCCAGTGCCGAGTTCGATTTCATCGAATTGGATGATGCCTTTTCGACTGGCAGCAGCATGATGCCCCAGAAGAAGAACCCTGACGTGGCAGAGCTTGTCCGGGGTAAATCCGGCCGGGTCTTCGGTCATCTGATGGGAATGCTGACGACCTTGAAAGGCCTGCCGCTTGCGTACAATAAGGATATGCAGGAAGACAAGGAGGGCATGTTCGATACAGTGGAGACATTGAAGGGGGCGCTTGGGCTCTTTGCGCCGATGATCGAGACGATGTATGTGAAGCAGGATAATATGTATCAGGCTGTCCGCAATGATTTCTCCAATGCGACAGATCTTGCTGATTACCTGGTGGCAAAGGGCATGGCTTTCCGGGAATCACATGCAGTTGTCGGTCAGGCAGTCCTGTATAGTATCGAACAGGGAAAATATTTGCTGGATCTCGGCCTGGAAGAGTTTCAGCAGTTTTCGGGTCTGATAAAGGAAGATATCTACGAGGCACTTGCACCGGAAACCGTCGTAGCAGCAAGGAATATCCCGGGAGGTACGGCAAAAGCGCGGGTCCGGGAACAAGTCGACAATATAGAAGCCTTGCTGGAAACGAATAGAAAGTGGACAGAGGAGCAGGCTGCCAAACTGGAGGGGTGA
- the carB gene encoding carbamoyl-phosphate synthase (glutamine-hydrolyzing) large subunit has product MPKHPHIKKVLVIGSGPIVIGQAAEFDYAGTQACLALKEEGIEVILVNNNPATIMTDQAFADQVYLEPLTCESLTNIIDKERPDGLLPTLGGQTGLNLAVSLDQAGVLEEYNVTLLGTPLDAIQRGEDRELFKQMMQDINEPVPESLPITSIEEAKAFAEKTGFPIIIRPAYTLGGAGGGIANDLSELLRYVKSGIQASPINQVLIEQSVKGWKEIEYEVMRDANDTCIIVCNMENIDPVGIHTGDSIVVAPSQTLTDRQYQMLRTVSCKVIRELGVVGGCNIQFALNPDSDEYVIIEVNPRVSRSSALASKATGYPIARIAAKLALGYHLHEVPNPITGDTFASFEPAIDYVAVKIPRWPFDKFTQADRLLGTQMKATGEVMALSRNLPAGLHKAIRSLEVGLEEFRLPAAEALSDSELEQGLKAADDRRLFLLAEALRRGMTIETIHEWTEITTFFLHEMKRIIDIEQELKDGGWQPDEVLLRKAKTLGFSNVALARIFDQPLAAVEGLIRELGAKPSYKMVDTCAAEFSAQTPYFYSSWQEEDEVEPLPEAAKKVVVLGSGPIRIGQGVEFDFCSVQSALSLRNQGIRSVVINNNPETVSTDFNTADHLYFEPLTKEDVLHIIEKEQADEVLVQFGGQTAINLAADLEAAGVTIAGTSTASIDRVENREAFYDLLHSLNIPHIPGTTVMDTASLKDEARRIGYPILIRPSYVIGGQGMVILHSEDRLESYLEGLQHQIHSSRLFPLLLDKYVPGMEVEVDVVCDGADILIPGIYEHIEPAGVHSGDSTAIFPSPGLSESEKESIVSYASRISDALQVKGIMNIQFVFSEDRSILYVLEVNPRASRTVPISSKVTGIPLVDLATRIQMGESLRQSGYPLGLQKEIPFYAVKLPVFSTTKLAGVDPLLGPDMQSTGEAIGLGRTVPEALNKAFGWKEKTLRSLTEDSQILLDVEASDLSQLEALLGKLRSNAVLTEGTAALLPDPGSFRIVSDEEAVDLIEDQEMTAVCSTRKGFQAIREAAWKTETPCMTSLPTMQSYWLAGQEKLANSLSMSDYLEEAEKEHVQ; this is encoded by the coding sequence ATGCCTAAACACCCGCACATCAAGAAAGTCCTAGTCATCGGTTCTGGTCCGATTGTCATCGGGCAGGCGGCAGAGTTCGATTATGCAGGTACACAAGCATGTCTTGCCTTGAAGGAGGAGGGAATAGAGGTCATCCTCGTCAATAATAATCCTGCGACCATCATGACGGATCAGGCTTTTGCCGATCAAGTGTATTTGGAGCCGCTCACTTGTGAATCCTTGACGAACATCATCGATAAGGAAAGACCGGATGGCCTGCTGCCCACCCTGGGCGGTCAGACGGGTCTTAACCTTGCTGTAAGTCTGGACCAAGCCGGGGTATTGGAAGAATACAATGTCACGCTCCTAGGCACTCCATTGGATGCCATCCAGCGTGGGGAAGACCGTGAATTGTTCAAGCAGATGATGCAGGATATCAATGAGCCAGTCCCGGAAAGCCTGCCGATCACTTCCATCGAGGAAGCGAAAGCTTTCGCTGAAAAAACAGGATTTCCCATCATCATCCGTCCAGCTTACACACTAGGCGGAGCCGGCGGGGGAATCGCCAATGACCTATCCGAGCTGCTGCGATACGTGAAAAGCGGAATCCAGGCAAGCCCGATCAATCAAGTATTGATCGAACAAAGCGTGAAAGGCTGGAAGGAGATCGAATATGAAGTGATGCGCGATGCCAATGATACCTGCATCATCGTCTGCAATATGGAAAATATCGACCCTGTCGGCATACATACAGGAGACAGTATCGTTGTCGCTCCTTCCCAGACACTGACAGACAGACAGTATCAAATGCTGCGGACGGTATCTTGCAAGGTCATCCGTGAACTTGGTGTCGTTGGGGGCTGTAATATCCAGTTTGCACTGAATCCGGATAGCGACGAGTACGTCATCATCGAGGTGAACCCCCGGGTAAGCCGCTCCAGTGCACTGGCTTCCAAAGCGACAGGCTATCCGATAGCCCGGATTGCTGCAAAGCTTGCGCTTGGCTACCATCTGCATGAGGTGCCGAATCCGATCACTGGTGATACATTTGCCAGCTTTGAGCCGGCCATCGACTATGTGGCGGTGAAAATTCCGCGCTGGCCATTCGATAAGTTCACGCAGGCCGATCGCTTGCTCGGTACGCAAATGAAAGCGACAGGGGAAGTGATGGCGCTTTCCCGCAACCTGCCGGCAGGTTTGCATAAAGCGATCCGTTCCTTGGAGGTGGGGCTGGAGGAATTCCGTCTGCCAGCTGCTGAAGCGCTGTCGGATAGCGAGCTGGAACAGGGCCTCAAAGCTGCGGATGATCGCCGGCTGTTCCTGCTGGCAGAAGCATTGCGCCGCGGGATGACGATTGAAACCATTCATGAATGGACAGAAATCACGACCTTTTTCCTCCATGAGATGAAACGGATAATCGATATCGAGCAGGAATTAAAAGATGGAGGTTGGCAGCCGGACGAAGTGCTGCTTCGAAAAGCAAAGACACTTGGATTCAGCAATGTGGCCCTGGCCAGGATTTTCGATCAGCCATTGGCTGCAGTCGAAGGACTGATCAGGGAGCTGGGAGCCAAACCATCCTATAAGATGGTGGATACATGTGCAGCAGAGTTTTCTGCACAAACGCCATATTTCTATTCGAGCTGGCAGGAAGAAGATGAGGTCGAGCCATTGCCGGAGGCAGCAAAAAAAGTCGTGGTGCTCGGCTCTGGTCCGATTCGGATCGGGCAAGGAGTGGAATTCGATTTCTGCTCTGTCCAATCCGCTTTGTCTTTACGGAATCAAGGGATCCGATCGGTCGTCATCAATAATAATCCAGAAACGGTCAGTACCGATTTCAATACAGCCGATCATTTATACTTCGAGCCGCTGACAAAAGAAGATGTACTGCACATCATCGAAAAGGAGCAAGCCGATGAAGTGCTCGTCCAGTTCGGAGGGCAGACGGCAATCAATTTAGCTGCGGATTTGGAGGCGGCTGGCGTGACCATTGCCGGAACCAGCACGGCCTCGATAGATCGGGTAGAGAATAGGGAAGCCTTCTATGATTTGCTGCATTCTTTGAACATCCCGCATATTCCAGGCACGACGGTGATGGATACAGCTTCTTTGAAAGACGAAGCCCGCCGTATCGGCTATCCGATCCTCATCCGTCCATCCTACGTGATTGGAGGGCAAGGGATGGTCATCCTCCATTCCGAAGATAGGCTGGAGTCTTATCTGGAAGGACTGCAGCATCAGATCCATAGCTCCCGCCTATTCCCGCTGCTGCTGGATAAATATGTTCCGGGCATGGAGGTAGAGGTGGATGTTGTATGTGATGGTGCAGACATCCTTATCCCGGGCATCTATGAACATATCGAACCAGCCGGAGTCCATAGCGGAGATAGTACGGCGATCTTCCCGTCCCCTGGTTTAAGTGAGTCGGAGAAGGAGTCGATCGTCTCCTATGCGAGCAGGATTTCTGATGCGCTCCAGGTGAAAGGCATCATGAACATTCAATTTGTCTTCAGTGAGGACCGATCGATCCTGTATGTCCTGGAAGTCAATCCAAGGGCCTCCCGCACAGTGCCTATTTCCAGTAAGGTGACAGGTATTCCATTGGTGGATCTGGCAACCAGGATCCAGATGGGGGAATCACTGCGGCAATCAGGTTACCCGCTCGGATTGCAAAAAGAGATACCATTCTATGCTGTGAAGCTGCCTGTCTTTTCCACAACAAAATTGGCAGGTGTCGATCCGCTCCTCGGCCCGGATATGCAATCGACAGGAGAAGCAATCGGATTGGGGAGAACGGTGCCGGAAGCACTGAATAAAGCATTTGGCTGGAAGGAAAAGACGCTTAGATCTCTGACGGAGGATTCGCAGATTCTTTTGGATGTCGAAGCTTCCGACCTATCCCAGCTGGAAGCGTTACTTGGCAAGCTGCGATCGAACGCTGTCCTGACAGAGGGGACCGCGGCATTGCTGCCGGATCCTGGTTCATTCCGGATTGTTTCTGATGAAGAAGCAGTCGATTTGATTGAAGATCAAGAGATGACAGCAGTATGCAGCACAAGAAAAGGATTCCAAGCCATCCGTGAAGCAGCTTGGAAGACGGAGACCCCGTGTATGACGAGTCTGCCAACGATGCAGAGCTACTGGCTGGCCGGGCAGGAGAAGCTGGCAAACAGCCTGTCCATGTCAGATTATCTGGAAGAAGCGGAAAAGGAGCATGTGCAATGA
- a CDS encoding MFS transporter, with the protein MFSILKQRNYGLLFSGRIVTNIGDSIYFIAAMWLVYDLSGSAFYSGLAGFLTQIPNILQFLIGPLVDRWPIRRTLVWTQALQAVLILLIPLAAWQGFLTVTLVLLLMPLLACIDAFAYPTETKALPLVLKKEELPAGNALFSFAYQGVDLIFHAIAGVLLAFFGATLLFIIDSFTFCIAFLLFSFIKIPHQKAQTAMSGTARSAIHSYLTELKEGLKILFTTILAAALFGAVLCNLAIGAAMAVMPAFADERQGAAVYGLYLASMSCGALIGALSAASFSKLPIGKATIFTMFLAAAIWAAAAFVPWTWLSVILFGLAWVPVGCINVTFATMLQTLLPVSMIGRVTSASASFSTIATPLGSLTGGYAATHIPVTWVFCAAGTGLALLSITWLLYPKLRKLGPLASLSPELLGFKEHAQQESS; encoded by the coding sequence ATGTTCTCCATTTTAAAACAGCGGAATTACGGTCTGCTTTTCTCGGGGAGGATTGTCACCAATATCGGGGACAGTATTTATTTCATCGCCGCAATGTGGCTCGTTTATGACTTAAGCGGCAGCGCATTCTATTCGGGTCTTGCTGGATTCCTGACACAAATACCGAATATATTGCAGTTCCTGATCGGCCCGCTGGTCGACCGCTGGCCGATACGCCGGACGCTAGTATGGACCCAGGCACTCCAAGCCGTGCTCATCCTGCTGATTCCGCTCGCAGCTTGGCAGGGTTTTCTAACTGTTACACTGGTGCTCCTACTCATGCCTCTATTGGCTTGTATCGATGCATTCGCATATCCTACCGAAACAAAAGCATTGCCCCTTGTACTGAAAAAAGAAGAACTGCCCGCCGGCAATGCATTATTTTCCTTCGCTTATCAAGGCGTCGATTTAATTTTCCATGCCATTGCAGGGGTGCTGCTTGCCTTTTTTGGAGCAACATTATTATTCATCATCGACTCGTTCACCTTTTGCATTGCATTTCTTTTATTCAGCTTCATTAAAATTCCGCATCAAAAAGCACAGACTGCTATGTCTGGCACTGCTCGTTCAGCTATTCATTCTTACCTCACGGAATTGAAAGAGGGACTCAAGATATTATTCACGACCATTTTGGCTGCTGCACTGTTTGGGGCAGTATTATGCAACCTGGCTATTGGTGCAGCCATGGCTGTGATGCCGGCATTCGCAGACGAACGGCAAGGAGCTGCTGTATATGGTTTGTATTTGGCTTCTATGTCTTGCGGGGCCTTGATAGGAGCGCTATCAGCAGCCTCTTTCAGCAAACTTCCAATCGGCAAAGCGACAATCTTCACCATGTTCTTAGCTGCTGCAATATGGGCAGCTGCCGCCTTTGTGCCATGGACTTGGCTGAGTGTGATTCTATTCGGGCTCGCTTGGGTGCCTGTCGGCTGTATCAATGTCACATTTGCCACGATGTTACAGACGTTACTGCCTGTTTCCATGATCGGAAGAGTAACAAGTGCAAGCGCAAGCTTCAGCACGATTGCCACTCCGCTTGGATCATTGACCGGTGGATATGCGGCGACACATATTCCCGTCACTTGGGTCTTTTGCGCTGCTGGTACCGGCCTAGCCTTGCTTTCCATAACATGGCTACTGTATCCAAAATTGCGCAAGCTGGGACCGCTGGCTTCCCTTTCTCCCGAATTACTGGGATTCAAAGAACATGCCCAGCAGGAATCAAGCTGA
- a CDS encoding VanZ family protein produces the protein MLTYVAPAIFLAFVYLLSIIPFHQTFGITKKQHLLMASFAIYVIAVICLTFFPLPVDQNLIEENQQLETSYRWNTSPLASIMQIWHTTQIDGFGYGLALKNLGGNILLFVPLGFYLPLLIRRIRSFFVVVLCGLVFSTAIESTQGLLNYFVGYNYRSVDIDDVILNVLGAMLGYAFYWVALRPLLKKDKQ, from the coding sequence ATGTTAACTTACGTAGCGCCGGCTATTTTCCTGGCGTTTGTTTATCTATTGTCCATCATTCCGTTTCATCAGACGTTCGGTATTACCAAGAAACAGCATTTATTGATGGCATCCTTTGCCATTTATGTGATTGCCGTCATTTGTCTTACATTCTTCCCGTTGCCTGTGGATCAGAACCTCATCGAAGAGAATCAGCAGCTGGAAACAAGCTACCGCTGGAATACATCGCCACTCGCTTCCATCATGCAAATCTGGCATACCACACAAATCGATGGCTTCGGTTACGGGCTGGCACTTAAAAATCTAGGAGGCAATATACTCTTATTCGTACCGCTCGGCTTTTATCTGCCTTTGCTCATTCGCCGGATCAGATCGTTCTTTGTCGTCGTCCTCTGCGGATTGGTGTTCAGTACGGCAATCGAATCGACACAAGGTCTGCTCAATTATTTTGTCGGTTATAATTATCGCTCTGTCGATATCGATGATGTCATCCTGAATGTATTGGGAGCTATGCTGGGCTATGCATTCTATTGGGTTGCACTGCGTCCATTATTGAAAAAGGACAAGCAGTGA